The Salinispora tropica CNB-440 genome has a window encoding:
- a CDS encoding FAD-dependent oxidoreductase, whose product MTDRIVIIGNGMAGTRLASELAAHGGDRKVTVLGAEPYRAYNRIMLSTLLAGAAEEPDVQLAEVAGHGVDLRTGVTAITIDRRDRTVGTDRGDRIHYDHLVLATGSHAVVPPLTGLAGWELPERVVPFRTLDDCRRILAVADRARRVLVLGGGLLGLEAARGLAGRGLEVTVVHPVPYLMERQLDPAAAAVLARTLAGLGVTTQLAVPATAVVADPRGVRLELADGRSLDADLLVLACGVRPETALATAADLTVRRGVLVDDQLRTNDRHISAIGDCAQHGDTLTGLVAPAWAQARVLAQVLSGADPAARYRPRPVVTRLKTAGIDLAAMGDPGDGPGEELTFTDVAGGTYARLRINHERVTAAILLGDNPSVGTVIQLFDRGQPVPSDRRSLLLGRALGTGPAEPATTPALMPDGATVCHCNNVNKRTLVESWRRGARTVDEVVAATHAGTGCGSCRDAVAGIAEWLSTVESVEVGR is encoded by the coding sequence GTGACCGATCGAATCGTGATCATCGGCAACGGAATGGCCGGTACCCGCCTCGCCAGTGAGCTCGCCGCGCACGGCGGGGACCGGAAGGTCACGGTGCTCGGGGCGGAACCGTACCGGGCCTACAACCGGATCATGCTCTCCACCCTGCTGGCCGGAGCAGCCGAGGAGCCGGACGTGCAGCTGGCCGAGGTTGCCGGGCACGGAGTCGACCTGCGTACCGGGGTCACCGCCATCACGATCGACCGAAGGGACCGTACGGTCGGTACCGACCGGGGCGACCGGATCCACTACGACCACCTGGTCTTGGCCACCGGCAGCCACGCCGTTGTCCCCCCACTGACCGGGCTGGCCGGCTGGGAACTGCCGGAACGGGTGGTGCCATTTCGGACCCTGGATGACTGCCGCCGCATCCTCGCCGTCGCTGACCGGGCCCGCCGCGTGCTGGTGCTCGGCGGCGGGCTACTCGGCCTGGAAGCGGCCCGCGGGCTCGCCGGCCGCGGGCTCGAGGTGACGGTGGTGCACCCGGTGCCGTACCTGATGGAGCGGCAGCTCGACCCAGCCGCGGCGGCCGTGCTCGCCCGCACCCTCGCCGGCCTCGGGGTCACCACCCAGCTGGCCGTACCGGCCACCGCCGTGGTCGCCGACCCCCGCGGCGTCCGCCTCGAGCTGGCCGACGGCCGGTCGCTCGACGCCGACCTGTTGGTGCTTGCCTGCGGCGTGCGCCCGGAGACCGCGCTCGCCACGGCCGCCGACCTGACCGTACGGCGGGGGGTTCTGGTCGACGACCAGCTACGCACCAACGACCGACACATCTCGGCCATCGGCGACTGCGCCCAGCACGGCGACACCCTGACCGGTCTGGTGGCCCCGGCCTGGGCACAGGCACGGGTGCTGGCCCAGGTGCTCAGCGGCGCGGACCCGGCGGCCCGATACCGGCCAAGGCCGGTGGTGACCCGCCTCAAGACCGCCGGCATCGATCTGGCAGCTATGGGTGACCCCGGCGACGGTCCCGGCGAGGAGCTGACCTTCACCGACGTGGCCGGTGGCACGTACGCCCGGCTGCGCATCAACCACGAGCGGGTGACCGCCGCGATCCTGCTGGGCGACAACCCGTCCGTGGGCACGGTCATCCAGCTCTTCGACCGGGGGCAGCCGGTGCCCAGCGACCGGCGGTCGCTGCTGCTCGGCCGGGCGCTCGGCACCGGGCCGGCGGAACCCGCCACGACACCGGCGCTGATGCCGGACGGGGCGACCGTCTGCCACTGCAACAACGTCAACAAGCGGACACTGGTGGAGAGTTGGCGCCGCGGGGCGCGGACGGTCGACGAGGTGGTGGCGGCGACCCACGCCGGTACGGGCTGCGGCTCCTGCCGGGACGCGGTCGCCGGCATCGCCGAATGGCTCTCCACCGTGGAATCGGTGGAGGTGGGGCGATGA
- the nirB gene encoding nitrite reductase large subunit NirB, with the protein MRTGRLVVVGNGMVGQRFVDALRARDSDGQWRVTVLGEESRPAYDRVRLSALFDGVGADELNLHTPDPRVRLRLGAPVTAIDRARRVVATTEGEYPYDALVLATGSYPFVPPIDGVDLPGVFTYRTLDDLAAIRTHAQGRRWGAVIGGGLLGLEAANALRLLGLATSVVEFAPRLMPVQVDTAGGALLRRYVEELGVACHLGVATSALHPGPDGSVARLELADGGRVDADLVVVAAGIRPRDELARAAGLPLGRRGGVLVDRTCRSADERIWAVGECAAVDGTCHGLVAPGYAMAETVADQLVGGAATVPHADTATKLKLLGVDVASFGDAHGTTPGSLDVTFTDPATRVYAKLVLSDDAQTLLGGVLVGDADAYPTLRASVGQALPAAPLALLAPAGAGTGVATLPGSTQVCSCNAVTRADLDSAIAGGATDVPALKACTRAGTSCGSCVPMLRQLLDAAGVGQPRGLCEHFEVSRQELFDIIRVRGIRTFSNLIADHGRGDGCDICKPVVASILASLGAGHLLDGEWASLQDTNDHFLANLQRDGSYSVVPRIPGGEITPEKLIVLGEVARDFALYTKITGGQRIDLLGARVEQLPQIWRRLVNAGFESGHAYGKALRTVKSCVGSTWCRYGVQDSVGLAIALELRYRGLRAPHKIKAAVSGCARECAEARGKDFGIIATDSGWNLYVGGNGGFRPRHADLFATDLTTEALVRLVDRFLMYYIRTADRLQRTAAWIEAMDGGLEHLNAVIVDDSLGLCAELDAAMARHTASYSDEWRDVLEDPARLGRFASFVNAPEMPDPSIRFTEQRGQRVPVRAGDTENQQPVGLGMPRVPR; encoded by the coding sequence ATGAGAACAGGCCGACTGGTCGTCGTCGGCAACGGCATGGTCGGGCAGCGGTTCGTGGACGCGTTACGCGCCCGCGACAGCGACGGTCAGTGGCGGGTGACCGTGCTCGGCGAGGAGTCCCGGCCCGCGTACGACCGGGTGCGTCTCTCCGCCCTCTTCGACGGGGTGGGCGCGGACGAGCTGAACCTGCACACCCCGGATCCACGGGTGCGGCTGCGGCTCGGTGCGCCGGTCACCGCGATCGACCGGGCCCGACGCGTCGTGGCGACGACCGAAGGTGAGTACCCGTACGACGCGCTGGTGTTGGCCACCGGCTCGTACCCCTTCGTGCCGCCGATCGACGGCGTCGACCTGCCGGGCGTCTTCACCTATCGCACGCTCGACGACCTGGCCGCGATCCGCACGCACGCCCAGGGCCGCCGGTGGGGCGCGGTGATCGGCGGTGGGCTGCTCGGCCTGGAGGCGGCGAACGCGCTGCGGCTGCTCGGGCTCGCCACCAGCGTCGTGGAGTTCGCACCGCGGCTGATGCCGGTGCAGGTGGACACCGCCGGCGGGGCGCTGCTACGCCGATACGTCGAGGAGCTGGGCGTCGCCTGCCACCTCGGGGTCGCCACCAGCGCGCTGCACCCCGGCCCGGACGGCTCGGTGGCCCGGCTGGAGCTGGCGGACGGCGGGCGGGTGGACGCCGACCTGGTCGTCGTGGCGGCCGGTATCCGCCCCCGGGACGAGCTGGCTCGCGCCGCCGGCCTGCCCCTTGGCCGCCGTGGCGGGGTGCTGGTCGACCGCACCTGCCGCAGCGCCGACGAGCGGATCTGGGCGGTCGGCGAGTGCGCCGCCGTCGACGGCACCTGCCACGGTCTGGTCGCCCCCGGCTACGCGATGGCGGAGACGGTGGCCGACCAGCTGGTCGGCGGGGCGGCCACCGTCCCCCACGCGGACACCGCCACCAAGCTGAAGCTGCTCGGCGTGGACGTCGCCTCCTTCGGCGACGCGCACGGCACCACCCCGGGCTCCCTCGACGTGACCTTCACCGATCCGGCCACCCGGGTGTACGCGAAGCTGGTCCTCTCCGATGATGCGCAGACGCTGCTCGGAGGCGTGCTGGTCGGCGACGCCGACGCGTACCCGACGTTGCGGGCCAGCGTCGGCCAGGCGCTGCCCGCCGCGCCGCTCGCGCTGCTCGCCCCGGCCGGTGCGGGCACCGGGGTGGCGACGCTTCCCGGCTCCACGCAGGTCTGCTCCTGTAACGCGGTGACCCGCGCCGACCTGGACTCGGCGATCGCCGGCGGCGCGACCGACGTACCGGCGCTCAAGGCGTGCACCCGAGCCGGCACCAGCTGCGGCTCCTGCGTACCGATGCTCCGGCAGCTGCTCGACGCCGCCGGCGTTGGGCAGCCCCGCGGGCTCTGCGAACACTTCGAGGTGAGCCGCCAGGAGCTGTTCGACATCATCCGGGTCCGGGGGATCCGCACCTTCTCCAACCTGATCGCCGATCATGGCCGGGGAGACGGCTGTGACATCTGCAAGCCGGTGGTGGCGTCAATCCTGGCTTCCCTCGGCGCCGGGCACCTCCTCGACGGCGAGTGGGCGTCGCTACAGGACACCAATGACCACTTCCTGGCCAACCTGCAACGGGACGGCAGCTACTCGGTCGTGCCCCGGATCCCCGGCGGGGAGATCACTCCGGAGAAGCTGATTGTGCTCGGTGAGGTGGCCCGGGACTTCGCGCTCTACACGAAAATCACCGGCGGGCAACGCATCGATCTGCTCGGCGCGCGGGTGGAGCAGTTGCCGCAGATCTGGCGCCGGCTGGTCAACGCGGGCTTCGAATCCGGCCACGCGTACGGCAAGGCGCTGCGGACGGTGAAGTCGTGCGTCGGGTCCACCTGGTGCCGATACGGGGTGCAGGACTCGGTCGGGTTGGCCATCGCGCTGGAGCTGCGCTACCGCGGGCTGCGCGCCCCCCACAAGATCAAGGCAGCGGTCTCCGGTTGTGCAAGGGAGTGTGCCGAGGCACGCGGCAAGGACTTCGGCATCATCGCCACCGACTCCGGCTGGAACCTCTACGTCGGCGGCAACGGCGGATTCCGGCCCCGGCACGCCGACCTCTTCGCCACCGACCTGACCACCGAGGCGCTGGTACGGCTGGTCGACCGGTTCCTGATGTACTACATCCGCACCGCGGACCGGCTGCAACGTACCGCCGCCTGGATCGAGGCGATGGACGGCGGTCTGGAGCACCTGAACGCGGTCATCGTGGACGACTCACTCGGGCTATGCGCCGAGTTGGACGCGGCGATGGCCCGACACACTGCGTCGTACTCCGACGAGTGGCGCGACGTCCTCGAGGATCCGGCGCGGCTGGGCCGGTTCGCCTCGTTCGTCAACGCCCCCGAGATGCCCGACCCCTCCATCCGCTTCACTGAGCAGCGCGGACAACGGGTACCGGTGCGGGCCGGGGACACCGAGAACCAGCAGCCGGTCGGGCTGGGGATGCCGCGGGTACCGCGATGA
- the nirD gene encoding nitrite reductase small subunit NirD: protein MTSDTRGWTVVCPLTRLDLGRGVAALVDGVQVALFRTAADLFAIDNRDPVTDAYVLSRGIVGSRGGVPTVASPLHKQVYDLRTGDCLDLPGVAVRWHQVRCRAGLVEVRLREET, encoded by the coding sequence ATGACCAGCGATACGCGGGGATGGACGGTGGTCTGCCCACTGACCCGCCTGGACCTCGGTCGGGGGGTGGCAGCGCTCGTCGACGGCGTCCAGGTGGCGCTGTTCCGCACCGCCGCCGACCTGTTCGCCATCGACAACCGGGACCCGGTCACCGACGCGTACGTGCTCTCGCGCGGAATCGTGGGCAGCCGGGGTGGCGTGCCGACGGTCGCCTCCCCACTACACAAACAGGTGTACGACCTGCGTACCGGAGACTGCCTGGACCTACCGGGCGTCGCCGTCCGATGGCACCAGGTGCGGTGCCGGGCCGGGCTGGTCGAGGTGCGGCTGCGAGAGGAGACGTGA
- a CDS encoding uroporphyrinogen-III synthase: MRDELAGFTVGVTADRRRDELAALLQRHGARVVFAPALRIVPLADDTELRAATRACLDRPPDVLMADTGIGMRGWLEAAEGWGLAEPLRTALREAYVVARGPKARGAIRAAGLHDQWSPASESCAEVVAHLRDRGVAGQVVAMQLHGGQQPECTQALVAAGATVIAVPVYRWAPPTDPAPLHRLIDLVIDRMVDAVTFTSAPAAEALLRAAGDRVDQVLDAFRSAVLASCVGTVTAEPLRRRGVPVSAPERARLGALVRTIVAELPRRAVTLKAAGHLLTLRGHAAVVDGELRPLAPAPMAVLRTLSASPGRVLSRAALLRTLPRGADEHAVEMAVARLRAGLKAPGVVQTVVKRGYRLRVD, translated from the coding sequence ATGCGCGACGAACTGGCCGGCTTCACCGTCGGGGTGACCGCCGACCGGCGTCGGGACGAGTTGGCGGCGTTACTCCAGCGGCACGGGGCCCGGGTGGTCTTCGCACCCGCCCTGCGGATCGTGCCACTCGCCGACGACACCGAGCTGCGCGCGGCGACGCGGGCCTGCCTCGATCGACCACCGGACGTCCTGATGGCCGACACCGGGATCGGGATGCGGGGCTGGCTGGAGGCGGCCGAGGGCTGGGGGCTGGCTGAGCCGCTGCGCACGGCGCTGCGCGAGGCGTACGTGGTGGCGCGCGGACCGAAGGCCAGGGGAGCGATCCGGGCCGCCGGCCTGCACGACCAGTGGTCGCCCGCCTCGGAGAGCTGCGCCGAGGTGGTGGCGCACCTGCGGGACCGTGGCGTGGCCGGCCAGGTGGTCGCCATGCAGCTGCACGGCGGACAGCAACCCGAGTGCACGCAGGCGCTGGTTGCGGCCGGAGCTACCGTGATCGCGGTGCCGGTCTACCGCTGGGCCCCGCCGACTGACCCGGCGCCACTGCACCGGCTGATCGACCTGGTCATCGACCGGATGGTGGACGCGGTGACGTTCACCTCGGCGCCGGCTGCCGAGGCGTTGCTGCGCGCCGCCGGGGACCGGGTCGACCAGGTGCTCGACGCGTTCCGGAGCGCGGTGCTGGCGAGCTGTGTGGGAACGGTGACCGCGGAGCCGCTGCGGCGGCGGGGGGTACCGGTCAGCGCGCCCGAGCGGGCCCGGCTGGGCGCCCTGGTCCGTACGATCGTCGCTGAGTTGCCGCGGCGCGCGGTCACCCTGAAGGCCGCCGGTCACCTCCTCACCCTGCGTGGGCACGCCGCGGTGGTCGATGGTGAGCTGCGACCGCTGGCTCCGGCGCCGATGGCGGTGCTGCGGACGCTGTCCGCGTCCCCGGGGCGGGTTCTGTCCCGCGCGGCGCTGCTCCGGACGCTGCCGCGCGGGGCGGACGAACACGCGGTGGAGATGGCGGTGGCGCGGCTGCGCGCTGGGCTGAAGGCTCCCGGGGTGGTGCAGACCGTGGTGAAGCGCGGCTATCGCCTCCGCGTCGACTGA
- a CDS encoding GTP-binding protein, translated as MDFANYDPARASREIISAKIVVAGGFGVGKTTLVGAISEITPLTTEAVMTAAGVGIDDPSKVPGKETTTVAMDFGRITMAQDLILYLFGTPGQTRFWFMWDEIIRGAVGAAVLVDTRRITDAFAPLDYFENRKLPYVVALNRFQGAPDYEVAEVREALAIPADVPLVLTDARSRDSVKQVLVTVVEHAMSRLQAEHDRGYPTPVG; from the coding sequence GTGGACTTCGCGAACTATGACCCCGCCAGGGCGAGCCGGGAGATCATCTCCGCGAAGATCGTCGTCGCGGGCGGTTTCGGCGTGGGAAAGACGACGCTGGTCGGTGCGATCTCGGAGATCACACCGCTGACCACCGAGGCGGTCATGACCGCAGCCGGTGTCGGCATCGACGATCCGTCCAAGGTGCCGGGCAAGGAGACGACGACCGTCGCCATGGACTTCGGCCGGATCACCATGGCGCAGGACCTGATCCTGTACCTGTTCGGCACGCCTGGCCAGACCCGGTTCTGGTTCATGTGGGACGAGATCATCCGTGGTGCGGTCGGCGCGGCCGTCCTGGTGGACACTCGCCGGATCACCGATGCCTTCGCCCCGCTGGACTACTTCGAGAACCGCAAGCTGCCGTACGTGGTCGCCCTCAACCGGTTTCAGGGCGCCCCCGACTACGAGGTGGCGGAGGTGCGCGAGGCACTCGCCATCCCAGCGGACGTGCCGCTCGTGCTGACCGATGCGCGCAGCCGGGACTCGGTGAAGCAGGTGCTGGTGACGGTCGTCGAGCACGCCATGAGCCGCCTGCAGGCCGAGCACGACCGCGGCTACCCGACCCCGGTCGGGTGA
- a CDS encoding DUF742 domain-containing protein, producing MEGRRAEARGELVRPYAVTRGRTEPRQDITLEAVLSASATAAAESRFAGHDKHRIATICEGRAQSLAEIAAYTRMPLGVTRVLVADMVAEGLLTLHTSAPTMGFVERMNLLGRVLSGLREL from the coding sequence ATGGAAGGCCGGCGAGCCGAAGCGCGTGGGGAGCTGGTGCGCCCGTATGCGGTCACTCGGGGCCGGACCGAGCCGCGGCAGGACATCACCTTGGAGGCGGTGCTGTCCGCGAGCGCAACGGCGGCTGCCGAGTCACGTTTCGCGGGGCACGACAAGCACCGCATCGCGACGATCTGTGAGGGCCGGGCGCAGTCGTTGGCGGAGATCGCCGCGTACACCCGGATGCCCCTCGGTGTCACCCGGGTACTGGTGGCCGACATGGTGGCCGAGGGTTTGCTGACGCTACACACCTCCGCTCCCACGATGGGTTTTGTGGAGCGGATGAACCTGCTTGGAAGGGTGCTAAGTGGACTTCGCGAACTATGA
- a CDS encoding roadblock/LC7 domain-containing protein — MNRPATMQDMGWLLSNFADSVAGIAHVVAVSADGLLLASSRDLPADRADQLAAITSGVVSLTDGASRMFSAGGVLQTVIEMDSGYLFLMSISDGSSMAVLAARSCDVGQVGYEMALLVERVGAALVPLPRDAVSS; from the coding sequence ATGAACAGGCCAGCGACCATGCAGGACATGGGTTGGCTGCTCAGTAACTTCGCCGACAGCGTGGCGGGCATCGCCCACGTGGTCGCGGTGTCCGCCGATGGGCTGCTGCTTGCCTCGTCCCGGGATCTGCCCGCGGACCGTGCAGATCAGCTTGCGGCGATCACCTCCGGCGTGGTGAGCCTGACCGACGGCGCGTCCCGCATGTTCAGCGCCGGCGGGGTGCTCCAGACGGTTATCGAGATGGACAGCGGCTACCTCTTCCTGATGTCGATCAGTGACGGCTCGTCGATGGCGGTGCTCGCCGCCCGCAGCTGCGACGTCGGTCAGGTCGGCTACGAGATGGCACTTCTCGTGGAACGAGTCGGTGCCGCACTGGTGCCGTTGCCTCGGGACGCGGTGTCTTCATGA
- a CDS encoding sensor histidine kinase, with product MSTGPTTLPASGDIDQPKRRWLPRLRNARIRSKLALILVVPVTAVIALATVRLITVGEGAYDVTRAKALTELSIDISALAQDLHAERMAAAVYIASTEETEAAADAYNLRVRSTDERVQAYQEERELFDELPAAVSDRVAAIDGHLETLDATRQQVLDRRQMAVAESALRYGVILADLVAYGDGLAQLPGDERLADARRAVAAFARAKAAVGEEESVAYTALSAGRFDEEQYSSFVATLTSQQEALLAFSLAADPRQRSLVDNTVSGDSVTLADTVAADITRSVGQQSLVSAQDASAAIGAVHDLMRWTEARLQEQLLADTEQDRSEVLRQAFIESLLVLMTLVIAVTLAVVLARSLNHSLYRLREGALAVANHDLPDAVRRLQSMEAVDEGGVDDIVREIRDPIRLTNQDEVGQVAVAFNVVHREAVRVAAEQAALRTSVSAMFLNLARRSQTLVDRMIGELDAIERGEEDPKRLARLFELDHLATRMRRNDENLLVLAGADSTVPRREDALLVDVLRAAQSEVELYNRIEFGTVDTDVSVAAHVVNDVVRLVAELLDNATRFSPPNTTVVADGRRIRDYVLIQVEDRGLGLSDEQLDSLNRRLAESSSVDVAAFRLMGLAVVSRLAERHGIRVELRRNVEGGIVAQVTLPTAAVVLPVGRGPAQLTRPRQPLAVEQGPSTSVGIGDPAAGATRAATLPDQRQPEPAPWQAPVQAGTSVAPIQAGGVAGTEPSLSAAGRPGDAPTAAYPLPQRNPSGESSVATAAFPTVAATPPPSANPPSANPLPADSGLTGGLGADLAATASIDATPLSAPPAEAPIFREMEAVWFRTHGNDATAIFTRPDFDGTPPGPSATPGSPAQPHLPTRVPGTTTTPPAATPVPSYSAAPTSPAAPPSAGPPPTAPPSAGPPPTAPPTSVPPASPSASGAPAGGGNAWRTIADEGWSRASQAAEPASGGTTRSGLPKRVPKAQLVPGGIEPQTRERTRRTPDNVRGLLSAYHRGVQRGRAAGSDPNSTSSKETS from the coding sequence GTGAGCACCGGACCGACGACCCTGCCCGCAAGCGGCGACATTGACCAGCCGAAGCGGCGCTGGCTGCCTCGGCTCCGCAATGCACGAATCCGCTCGAAGCTGGCGCTGATCCTGGTCGTGCCGGTCACCGCGGTCATCGCACTGGCGACTGTTCGTCTGATCACAGTCGGCGAGGGCGCGTACGACGTCACCCGGGCCAAAGCGCTCACCGAACTCTCCATCGACATCTCCGCCCTCGCTCAGGACCTGCATGCCGAACGAATGGCTGCTGCGGTCTATATCGCGTCGACGGAAGAGACGGAAGCGGCCGCCGACGCCTACAACCTGCGGGTGCGCAGCACTGACGAGCGGGTGCAGGCCTACCAGGAGGAGCGTGAGCTCTTCGACGAGCTGCCCGCTGCCGTCAGCGACCGGGTGGCGGCCATTGACGGGCACCTCGAGACGCTGGACGCCACTCGGCAGCAGGTGCTGGACCGCAGGCAGATGGCGGTCGCCGAGTCGGCGTTGCGCTACGGCGTCATCCTGGCCGACCTGGTGGCCTACGGCGACGGCCTCGCCCAGCTGCCCGGCGACGAGCGGCTGGCGGATGCCCGCCGGGCGGTCGCTGCCTTCGCCCGGGCCAAGGCAGCGGTCGGCGAGGAGGAGTCAGTCGCCTACACCGCGTTGAGCGCGGGCCGCTTCGACGAGGAGCAATACTCCTCCTTCGTGGCCACATTGACCAGTCAGCAGGAGGCGCTGCTCGCCTTCTCCCTGGCGGCGGACCCACGGCAACGCTCGCTCGTGGACAACACCGTCTCGGGTGACTCGGTCACCCTGGCCGACACGGTTGCCGCGGACATCACCCGCTCGGTCGGGCAGCAGTCCCTGGTGAGCGCCCAGGACGCCAGCGCCGCCATCGGTGCTGTCCACGACCTCATGCGGTGGACCGAGGCCCGGCTCCAGGAGCAGCTGCTCGCCGATACCGAGCAGGATCGCTCGGAGGTCCTGCGCCAGGCCTTCATCGAGTCGTTGCTGGTGCTGATGACCCTGGTCATCGCGGTCACTCTCGCCGTGGTGCTGGCCCGTTCGCTGAACCATTCGCTGTACCGGCTGCGGGAGGGTGCCCTGGCCGTGGCCAACCACGACCTGCCGGACGCGGTGCGTCGCCTGCAGAGCATGGAGGCGGTTGACGAGGGCGGGGTCGACGACATCGTCCGGGAGATTCGCGACCCGATCCGACTCACCAACCAGGACGAGGTTGGTCAGGTCGCGGTCGCCTTCAACGTGGTCCACCGGGAGGCGGTCCGGGTGGCGGCGGAGCAGGCCGCTCTGCGGACCAGTGTCTCGGCGATGTTCCTCAACCTGGCCCGGCGGAGTCAGACGCTGGTTGACCGCATGATCGGGGAGCTGGACGCGATCGAGCGTGGTGAGGAGGACCCGAAGCGGCTGGCCCGACTCTTCGAACTCGACCACCTGGCCACCCGAATGCGCCGCAACGACGAGAACCTGCTGGTCCTTGCCGGGGCCGACTCGACCGTACCCCGGCGGGAAGATGCTCTGTTGGTGGACGTCCTGCGGGCGGCGCAGTCCGAGGTGGAGCTCTACAACCGGATTGAGTTCGGCACCGTCGACACGGACGTGTCGGTCGCCGCTCACGTGGTCAACGACGTGGTCCGGCTCGTTGCCGAACTACTTGACAACGCGACCCGGTTCTCGCCGCCGAACACCACCGTGGTCGCTGATGGGCGGCGGATCCGCGACTACGTGCTGATCCAGGTCGAGGACCGTGGTCTCGGCCTCTCCGACGAGCAGCTCGACTCGCTCAACCGCCGGTTGGCCGAATCGTCGAGCGTTGATGTCGCGGCGTTCCGGCTGATGGGCCTGGCCGTGGTGAGTCGACTCGCCGAGCGGCACGGCATCCGGGTCGAGCTACGCCGCAACGTTGAGGGCGGCATCGTCGCCCAGGTAACCCTGCCGACGGCCGCGGTTGTGCTGCCCGTCGGGCGGGGACCAGCCCAGCTCACCCGACCTCGTCAGCCGCTTGCGGTGGAGCAGGGACCATCCACTTCGGTCGGCATCGGCGACCCGGCGGCGGGCGCCACGCGGGCCGCGACGTTGCCGGACCAGCGGCAGCCCGAGCCAGCCCCCTGGCAGGCACCGGTCCAGGCCGGCACCAGCGTGGCACCGATCCAGGCCGGCGGGGTTGCCGGGACCGAGCCCAGCCTCAGCGCCGCAGGCCGTCCCGGTGATGCGCCCACGGCGGCGTACCCACTGCCCCAACGGAACCCCTCGGGCGAGTCGTCGGTGGCGACTGCGGCCTTCCCCACCGTGGCCGCGACCCCTCCGCCGTCAGCCAACCCGCCGTCAGCCAACCCACTTCCCGCCGACAGCGGGCTGACCGGTGGGCTCGGCGCGGACCTGGCCGCGACCGCGTCGATCGACGCGACGCCCCTGTCTGCGCCGCCGGCGGAAGCACCGATCTTCCGGGAGATGGAGGCGGTCTGGTTCCGGACGCACGGCAACGATGCGACGGCCATCTTCACCCGGCCGGACTTCGACGGAACGCCCCCGGGCCCGTCTGCGACGCCGGGTTCCCCAGCCCAGCCGCACCTACCCACCCGGGTGCCCGGAACGACGACGACTCCGCCAGCTGCCACCCCCGTGCCGTCGTACTCCGCCGCTCCCACGAGCCCAGCCGCTCCCCCTTCCGCTGGACCGCCGCCCACTGCTCCCCCTTCCGCCGGACCACCGCCCACCGCACCCCCGACCAGCGTGCCGCCGGCCTCGCCGAGCGCTTCCGGGGCCCCAGCCGGCGGTGGCAATGCGTGGCGCACCATCGCGGATGAGGGTTGGAGCCGGGCCAGCCAGGCTGCCGAGCCGGCCAGCGGCGGTACCACCCGTTCCGGTCTGCCGAAGCGGGTGCCGAAGGCGCAACTTGTCCCCGGCGGGATCGAGCCCCAAACCCGGGAACGGACCCGCCGGACGCCGGACAACGTTCGCGGCCTGCTGTCGGCCTATCACCGTGGCGTGCAGCGCGGTCGTGCGGCCGGCTCGGACCCCAACAGCACCTCGAGCAAGGAGACGAGCTGA